One genomic segment of Ricinus communis isolate WT05 ecotype wild-type chromosome 5, ASM1957865v1, whole genome shotgun sequence includes these proteins:
- the LOC8283282 gene encoding CDPK-related kinase 5 isoform X1 has protein sequence MGTCTSKPPKPNPYAPQNQNQHQNVQSNQTQNPKSPLTPLPNPKQSPFFPFYTPSPAYLFKKSPFTESTPVNNNSTPTPMRIFKKPFPPPSPAKHIRAVLRRREQRKKKKKASIPEEGEGESESEDGVQLDKRFGFSKEFTSRLEVGDEVGRGHFGYTCSAKFKKGDRKGQQVAVKVIPKSKMTTAIAVEDVRREVKILKALAGHGNLIQFYDAFEDIDNVYIVMELCEGGELLDRILSRGGKYSEDDAKAVLVQILNVVAFCHLQGVVHRDLKPENFLYTSKEENSQLKVIDFGLSDFVRPDERLNDIVGSAYYVAPEVLHRSYSTEADVWSVGVIAYILLCGSRPFWARSESGIFRAVLKADPSFDEAPWPSLSLEAKDFVKRLLNKDPRKRMTAAQALSHPWIRNHNDVKVPLDILIFRLLKAYMRSSSLRKAALRTLSKTLTVDELCYLKEQFALLEPNKNGTITLENFRMALMKNATDAMKDSRIPDYLTSLNALQYRRMDFEEFCAATLSVHQLEALDRWEQHARTAYDLFEREGNRAIVIEELASELGLGPSIPVHAVLNDWIRHTDGKLSFHGFVKLLHGISSRTIAKAQ, from the exons ATGGGGACTTGCACATCAAAGCCACCAAAACCCAACCCATATGCACCCCAGAACCAAAACCAACATCAAAATGTCCAATCAAACCAAACCCAGAACCCAAAATCACCGCTCACACCACTCCCAAACCCAAAGCAGTCACCTTTTTTCCCATTCTACACTCCAAGTCCTGCCTATCTCTTCAAGAAATCACCTTTCACTGAATCAACACCAGTTAATAATAATTCCACTCCTACTCCTATGAGGATCTTCAAGAAACCATTCCCTCCGCCATCACCAGCCAAGCACATTAGAGCTGTTCTTCGTAGGAGAGAgcagagaaaaaagaagaaaaaagccTCAATTCCTGAAGAAGGTGAAGGTGAAAGTGAGAGTGAAGATGGTGTTCAGTTGGATAAAAGATTTGGGTTCTCTAAAGAGTTTACTAGCAGATTGGAGGTAGGAGATGAAGTGGGTAGGGGTCATTTTGGTTATACTTGTTCTGCTAAGTTCAAGAAAGGTGATAGAAAAGGACAACAAGTTGCTGTTAAAGTCATACCTAAGTCAAag ATGACTACAGCTATTGCAGTTGAGGATGTGAGAAGGGAGGTGAAAATATTAAAGGCCTTGGCAGGACATGGCAATCTCATACAGTTCTATGATGCATTCGAAGACATTGATAATGTGTATATAGTAATGGA GTTATGTGAAGGAGGCGAGCTTCTAGATAGAATACTTTCAAG GGGTGGGAAATACTCAGAAGATGATGCAAAAGCTGTCTTGGTGCAGATTCTAAATGTTGTTGCTTTTTGTCATCTACAGGGTGTGGTCCACCGAGATCTTAAACCAGAG AACTTTCTATATACTTCTAAGGAAGAGAACTCTCAGCTGAAAGTCATAGACTTTGGCTTATCAGATTTTGTCAGGCCAG ATGAAAGGCTTAATGACATTGTGGGGAGTGCATACTATGTGGCACCTGAAGTCCTCCATAGATCTTACAGTACAGAGGCTGATGTGTGGAGTGTAGGTGTCATCGCATATATTCTACTATGCGGTAGTCGTCCATTTTGGGCCAGGAGTGAGTCCGGTATTTTCCGGGCAGTCTTGAAAGCTGATCCAAGTTTTGATGAAGCACCTTGGCCTTCTTTATCTCTTGAAGCAAAAGACTTTGTCAAACGTCTATTGAACAAGGATCCCAGGAAGCGAATGACTGCTGCTCAGGCTTTAA GTCATCCTTGGATACGGAATCATAATGATGTTAAAGTACCtcttgatattttaattttcagacTCTTGAAGGCTTATATGCGCTCATCTTCATTGCGCAAGGCTGCTTTAAGG ACATTGTCTAAGACATTGACTGTAGATGAACTGTGTTATCTGAAAGAGCAATTTGCATTATTAGAGCCAAACAAAAATGGCACCATAACCTTGGAAAACTTCAGAATG GCCTTGATGAAAAATGCAACGGATGCAATGAAAGATTCACGCATCCCTGATTATCTTACTTCA CTAAATGCACTTCAATACAGAAGAATGGATTTTGAAGAATTTTGTGCAGCTACATTGAGTGTCCATCAGCTAGAGGCACTTGATCGTTGGGAGCAGCATGCCCGCACTGCATATGACCTTTTTGAAAGGGAAGGAAACAGAGCTATTGTTATTGAGGAACTTGCTTCA GAACTTGGACTTGGCCCCTCTATCCCAGTTCATGCTGTTCTCAATGACTGGATAAGGCATACAGATGGGAAGCTTAGCTTCCATGGTTTTGTCAAATTGTTGCATGGTATATCCAGCCGAACCATAGCAAAGGCACAATGA
- the LOC8283282 gene encoding CDPK-related protein kinase isoform X3, with the protein MTTAIAVEDVRREVKILKALAGHGNLIQFYDAFEDIDNVYIVMELCEGGELLDRILSRGGKYSEDDAKAVLVQILNVVAFCHLQGVVHRDLKPENFLYTSKEENSQLKVIDFGLSDFVRPDERLNDIVGSAYYVAPEVLHRSYSTEADVWSVGVIAYILLCGSRPFWARSESGIFRAVLKADPSFDEAPWPSLSLEAKDFVKRLLNKDPRKRMTAAQALSHPWIRNHNDVKVPLDILIFRLLKAYMRSSSLRKAALRTLSKTLTVDELCYLKEQFALLEPNKNGTITLENFRMALMKNATDAMKDSRIPDYLTSLNALQYRRMDFEEFCAATLSVHQLEALDRWEQHARTAYDLFEREGNRAIVIEELASELGLGPSIPVHAVLNDWIRHTDGKLSFHGFVKLLHGISSRTIAKAQ; encoded by the exons ATGACTACAGCTATTGCAGTTGAGGATGTGAGAAGGGAGGTGAAAATATTAAAGGCCTTGGCAGGACATGGCAATCTCATACAGTTCTATGATGCATTCGAAGACATTGATAATGTGTATATAGTAATGGA GTTATGTGAAGGAGGCGAGCTTCTAGATAGAATACTTTCAAG GGGTGGGAAATACTCAGAAGATGATGCAAAAGCTGTCTTGGTGCAGATTCTAAATGTTGTTGCTTTTTGTCATCTACAGGGTGTGGTCCACCGAGATCTTAAACCAGAG AACTTTCTATATACTTCTAAGGAAGAGAACTCTCAGCTGAAAGTCATAGACTTTGGCTTATCAGATTTTGTCAGGCCAG ATGAAAGGCTTAATGACATTGTGGGGAGTGCATACTATGTGGCACCTGAAGTCCTCCATAGATCTTACAGTACAGAGGCTGATGTGTGGAGTGTAGGTGTCATCGCATATATTCTACTATGCGGTAGTCGTCCATTTTGGGCCAGGAGTGAGTCCGGTATTTTCCGGGCAGTCTTGAAAGCTGATCCAAGTTTTGATGAAGCACCTTGGCCTTCTTTATCTCTTGAAGCAAAAGACTTTGTCAAACGTCTATTGAACAAGGATCCCAGGAAGCGAATGACTGCTGCTCAGGCTTTAA GTCATCCTTGGATACGGAATCATAATGATGTTAAAGTACCtcttgatattttaattttcagacTCTTGAAGGCTTATATGCGCTCATCTTCATTGCGCAAGGCTGCTTTAAGG ACATTGTCTAAGACATTGACTGTAGATGAACTGTGTTATCTGAAAGAGCAATTTGCATTATTAGAGCCAAACAAAAATGGCACCATAACCTTGGAAAACTTCAGAATG GCCTTGATGAAAAATGCAACGGATGCAATGAAAGATTCACGCATCCCTGATTATCTTACTTCA CTAAATGCACTTCAATACAGAAGAATGGATTTTGAAGAATTTTGTGCAGCTACATTGAGTGTCCATCAGCTAGAGGCACTTGATCGTTGGGAGCAGCATGCCCGCACTGCATATGACCTTTTTGAAAGGGAAGGAAACAGAGCTATTGTTATTGAGGAACTTGCTTCA GAACTTGGACTTGGCCCCTCTATCCCAGTTCATGCTGTTCTCAATGACTGGATAAGGCATACAGATGGGAAGCTTAGCTTCCATGGTTTTGTCAAATTGTTGCATGGTATATCCAGCCGAACCATAGCAAAGGCACAATGA
- the LOC8283282 gene encoding CDPK-related protein kinase isoform X2, producing MMTTAIAVEDVRREVKILKALAGHGNLIQFYDAFEDIDNVYIVMELCEGGELLDRILSRGGKYSEDDAKAVLVQILNVVAFCHLQGVVHRDLKPENFLYTSKEENSQLKVIDFGLSDFVRPDERLNDIVGSAYYVAPEVLHRSYSTEADVWSVGVIAYILLCGSRPFWARSESGIFRAVLKADPSFDEAPWPSLSLEAKDFVKRLLNKDPRKRMTAAQALSHPWIRNHNDVKVPLDILIFRLLKAYMRSSSLRKAALRTLSKTLTVDELCYLKEQFALLEPNKNGTITLENFRMALMKNATDAMKDSRIPDYLTSLNALQYRRMDFEEFCAATLSVHQLEALDRWEQHARTAYDLFEREGNRAIVIEELASELGLGPSIPVHAVLNDWIRHTDGKLSFHGFVKLLHGISSRTIAKAQ from the exons ATG ATGACTACAGCTATTGCAGTTGAGGATGTGAGAAGGGAGGTGAAAATATTAAAGGCCTTGGCAGGACATGGCAATCTCATACAGTTCTATGATGCATTCGAAGACATTGATAATGTGTATATAGTAATGGA GTTATGTGAAGGAGGCGAGCTTCTAGATAGAATACTTTCAAG GGGTGGGAAATACTCAGAAGATGATGCAAAAGCTGTCTTGGTGCAGATTCTAAATGTTGTTGCTTTTTGTCATCTACAGGGTGTGGTCCACCGAGATCTTAAACCAGAG AACTTTCTATATACTTCTAAGGAAGAGAACTCTCAGCTGAAAGTCATAGACTTTGGCTTATCAGATTTTGTCAGGCCAG ATGAAAGGCTTAATGACATTGTGGGGAGTGCATACTATGTGGCACCTGAAGTCCTCCATAGATCTTACAGTACAGAGGCTGATGTGTGGAGTGTAGGTGTCATCGCATATATTCTACTATGCGGTAGTCGTCCATTTTGGGCCAGGAGTGAGTCCGGTATTTTCCGGGCAGTCTTGAAAGCTGATCCAAGTTTTGATGAAGCACCTTGGCCTTCTTTATCTCTTGAAGCAAAAGACTTTGTCAAACGTCTATTGAACAAGGATCCCAGGAAGCGAATGACTGCTGCTCAGGCTTTAA GTCATCCTTGGATACGGAATCATAATGATGTTAAAGTACCtcttgatattttaattttcagacTCTTGAAGGCTTATATGCGCTCATCTTCATTGCGCAAGGCTGCTTTAAGG ACATTGTCTAAGACATTGACTGTAGATGAACTGTGTTATCTGAAAGAGCAATTTGCATTATTAGAGCCAAACAAAAATGGCACCATAACCTTGGAAAACTTCAGAATG GCCTTGATGAAAAATGCAACGGATGCAATGAAAGATTCACGCATCCCTGATTATCTTACTTCA CTAAATGCACTTCAATACAGAAGAATGGATTTTGAAGAATTTTGTGCAGCTACATTGAGTGTCCATCAGCTAGAGGCACTTGATCGTTGGGAGCAGCATGCCCGCACTGCATATGACCTTTTTGAAAGGGAAGGAAACAGAGCTATTGTTATTGAGGAACTTGCTTCA GAACTTGGACTTGGCCCCTCTATCCCAGTTCATGCTGTTCTCAATGACTGGATAAGGCATACAGATGGGAAGCTTAGCTTCCATGGTTTTGTCAAATTGTTGCATGGTATATCCAGCCGAACCATAGCAAAGGCACAATGA
- the LOC8283280 gene encoding lignin-forming anionic peroxidase encodes MATPVPDVLVSPAKAVGVMFMLLLLMSSACQAQLTSRFYDNSCPNALSTIRTSIRNSIAAERRMAASLIRLHFHDCFVQGCDASILLDETPTIESEKTALPNKDSARGYGVIDKAKSAVEKICPGIVSCADILAVAARDASAYVGGPSWTVMLGRKDSTTASRTLANSELPSFKDGLDRLIYRFQSKGLSARDMVALSGSHTLGQAQCFTFRDRIYTNSTSIDAGFASTRRRGCPAVGGDAKLAALDLVTPNSFDNNYFKNLIQKKGLLESDQVLFSGGSTDSIVSEYSRSPAAFSSDFASAMIKMGNIINGNAGQIRKICSAVN; translated from the exons ATGGCAACTCCGGTACCTGATGTTTTAGTATCACCCGCAAAAGCAGTAGGTGTCATGTTTATGTTACTGCTCTTGATGAGCTCAGCATGCCAGGCTCAACTCACCTCTAGATTTTATGACAATTCATGTCCCAATGCTCTCAGTACTATCAGGACTTCAATCAGGAACTCAATCGCAGCAGAACGAAGAATGGCAGCTTCTCTCATTCGTCTGCACTTTCACGATTGCTTTGTTCAG GGTTGTGATGCCTCTATCTTACTCGACGAGACTCCAACGATAGAGAGTGAAAAGACTGCACTACCCAATAAGGATTCTGCCAGAGGTTACGGAGTTATAGACAAAGCAAAATCAGCAGTAGAAAAGATATGCCCTGGAATTGTATCCTGTGCAGATATCCTAGCTGTGGCAGCAAGGGATGCTTCTGCTTAC GTGGGTGGTCCATCATGGACAGTGATGCTTGGAAGAAAAGACTCAACTACTGCAAGTCGAACTCTTGCCAACAGTGAACTTCCTAGTTTTAAAGATGGCCTTGACAGACTTATTTATCGTTTTCAGAGTAAAGGCCTTAGTGCAAGGGACATGGTTGCTTTATCAG GTTCACATACACTAGGTCAAGCTCAGTGCTTCACATTTCGTGATAGGATTTACACCAATAGCACTTCCATTGATGCTGGTTTTGCTAGCACTCGCCGCCGTGGTTGTCCAGCTGTTGGTGGTGATGCAAAATTGGCTGCGCTTGATTTAGTCACGCCCAATTCTTTTGACAACAATTACTTCAAGAATCTGATACAAAAGAAAGGTCTTCTTGAATCAGATCAAGTTCTGTTTAGTGGAGGTTCTACAGATAGCATTGTCTCAGAATATAGCAGGAGTCCTGCAGCTTTTAGTTCTGACTTTGCATCTGCAATGATCAAAATGGGAAATATTATCAATGGAAATGCTGGGCAGATAAGAAAGATTTGCAGTGCCGTCAACTAG
- the LOC8283279 gene encoding lignin-forming anionic peroxidase, with product METSTSKFFLSPAKAAAIMLILLLLNTACNAQLNSKFYDKTCAKALSTIRTSIRTAIARERRMAASLIRLHFHDCFVQGCDASILLDETSSIQSEKSALPNKDSARGYEVIDKAKSAVEKICPGVVSCADILAVAARDASAYVGGPSWTVRLGRRDSKTASRTLANRDLPSFRDGLDRLISRFRSKGLSARDMVALSGSHTLGQAQCFTFRERIYSNGTKIEGGFASTRRRRCPAVGGDANLAALDLVTPNSFDNNYFKNLIQKKGLLQSDQVLFSGGSTDSIVLEYSKNRETFNSDFATAMVKMGNLINPSRGEIRRICSAVNK from the exons ATGGAAACTTCAACTTCCAAATTCTTTCTATCTCCAGCAAAAGCAGCAGCTATCATGTTAATATTGCTGCTTTTGAACACTGCATGCAACGCTCAACTCAACTCCAAGTTTTATGACAAAACATGTGCAAAAGCACTCTCTACTATCAGAACTTCCATCAGAACTGCTATTGCCAGAGAACGTAGAATGGCCGCATCTCTCATTCGCCTGCATTTTCATGACTGCTTTGTTCAG GGTTGTGATGCCTCAATCTTACTGGATGAGACTTCATCCATCCAGAGTGAAAAGTCTGCACTTCCCAATAAGGATTCTGCTAGAGGTTATGAAGTCATCGACAAAGCGAAATCTGCAGTGGAGAAGATATGTCCTGGAGTTGTTTCCTGCGCTGATATCCTTGCTGTTGCAGCAAGAGATGCATCTGCCTAT GTCGGTGGTCCATCCTGGACTGTGAGGCTTGGAAGAAGGGATTCAAAGACTGCAAGTAGAACCCTAGCCAACAGGGACCTTCCTAGTTTTAGAGATGGCCTCGACAGACTTATATCTCGCTTCCGAAGCAAAGGCCTAAGTGCTCGGGACATGGTTGCTTTGTCAG GTTCCCATACTCTAGGACAAGCTCAATGCTTTACATTTCGCGAAAGGATATACAGCAATGGCACTAAAATTGAAGGTGGATTCGCTAGCACTCGCAGACGCCGTTGTCCTGCTGTCGGGGGCGATGCAAATTTAGCTGCACTCGATCTAGTCACACCCAATTCCTTCGACAACAATTACTTCAAGAATTTGATACAAAAGAAAGGTCTTCTTCAATCTGATCAAGTTCTTTTCAGCGGAGGTTCTACGGACAGCATTGTGTTGGAGTATAGCAAAAATCGTGAAACTTTCAATTCAGATTTCGCAACTGCCATGGTCAAGATGGGAAATCTTATCAACCCATCTCGTGGTGAAATAAGGAGAATCTGCAGTGCTGTCAACAAGTAA
- the LOC8283278 gene encoding lignin-forming anionic peroxidase-like, whose product MVTSASKFFLSPAKAAAIMFMLLLLNPACQAQLSSKFYDKTCPKALTTIRTSIKTAIARERRMAASLIRLHFHDCFVQGCDASILLDETSSIQSEKSALPNKDSARGYDVIDTAKSAVEKICPGVVSCADILAVAARDASAYVGGPSWTVRLGRRDSKTASRTLANRDLPSFRDGLDRLISRFRSKGLSARDMVALSGSHTLGQAQCFTFRERIYSNGTKIEAGFASTRRRRCPAIGGDANLAALDLVTPNSFDNNYFKNLIQKKGLLQSDQVLFSGGSTDSIVLEHSKNRETFNSDFATAMVKMGNLINPSRGEIRRICSAVNK is encoded by the exons ATGGTAACTTCAGCTTCCAAATTCTTTCTATCTCCAGCAAAAGCCGCAGCCATCATGTTTATGTTGCTGCTTTTGAACCCGGCATGCCAGGCCCAACTCAGCTCTAAGTTTTATGACAAAACATGTCCAAAGGCCCTCACTACTATCAGAACTTCCATTAAAACTGCTATTGCAAGAGAACGTAGAATGGCTGCATCTCTCATTCGCTTGCATTTTCATGATTGCTTTGTTCAG GGTTGTGATGCCTCCATTTTACTGGATGAGACTTCATCTATCCAGAGCGAGAAGTCTGCACTGCCCAATAAGGATTCTGCTAGAGGTTATGATGTCATCGACACAGCGAAATCTGCAGTGGAGAAGATATGTCCTGGAGTTGTTTCCTGCGCTGATATCCTTGCTGTTGCAGCAAGAGATGCATCTGCCTAT GTCGGTGGTCCATCCTGGACTGTAAGGCTTGGAAGAAGGGATTCAAAGACTGCAAGTAGAACCCTAGCCAACAGGGACCTTCCTAGTTTTAGAGATGGCCTTGACAGACTTATATCTCGCTTCCGAAGCAAAGGCCTAAGTGCTCGGGACATGGTTGCTTTATCAG GTTCCCATACTCTAGGACAAGCTCAATGCTTTACATTTCGCGAAAGGATATACAGCAATGGCACTAAAATTGAAGCTGGATTCGCTAGCACTCGCAGACGCCGTTGTCCTGCTATCGGGGGCGATGCAAATTTAGCTGCACTCGATCTAGTCACACCCAATTCCTTCGACAACAATTACTTCAAGAATTTGATACAAAAGAAAGGTCTTCTTCAATCTGATCAAGTTCTTTTCAGCGGAGGTTCTACGGACAGCATTGTGTTGGAGCATAGCAAAAATCGTGAAACTTTCAATTCAGATTTCGCAACTGCCATGGTCAAGATGGGAAATCTTATCAACCCATCTCGTGGTGAAATAAGGAGAATCTGCAGTGCCGTCAACAAgtaa